One segment of Triticum aestivum cultivar Chinese Spring chromosome 2A, IWGSC CS RefSeq v2.1, whole genome shotgun sequence DNA contains the following:
- the LOC123185812 gene encoding growth-regulating factor 12 — protein MTERRQEHSPPSKIPRLSGADDDDGAGTVTMAAPSPLVLGLGLGVGGSSSDSGRGDAEASAATRPSALTFMQRQELEHQVLIYRYFAANAPVPVHLVLPIWKSVAASSSAPQRFPSLAGLGSMCYDHRSSMEPEPDRCRRTDGKKWRCSRGVVPGHKYCERHVHRGRSRARKPVEAAAATSAVPIRAMHAADAQGATSAHAAPPQRLGFSSPAGVYLAHGTARAT, from the exons ATGACCGAGCGAAGGCAGGAGCACTCGCCGCCGTCCAAGATCCCCCGCCTCTCCGGCGCCGACGACGATGACG GCGCAGGGACGGTGACCATGGCGGCGCCGTCGCCGCTGGTTCTTGGGCTGGGTCTCGGCGTAGGCGGCAGCAGCAGTGACAGCGGACGCGGCGACGCGGAGGCCTCTGCGGCGACGCGGCCGTCGGCGCTGACGTTCATGCAGCGGCAGGAGCTGGAGCACCAGGTGCTCATCTACCGCTACTTCGCCGCCAACGCTCCCGTGCCCGTGCACCTCGTGCTCCCCATCTGGAAGAGCGTCGCCGCTTCCTCCTCCGCCCCGCAGAGGTTTCCATCCC TGGCGGGGCTGGGGAGCATGTGCTACGACCACAGGAGCAGCATGGAGCCGGAGCCGGACCGGTGCCGGCGCACGGACGGCAAGAAGTGGCGGTGCTCGCGCGGCGTGGTGCCGGGGCACAAGTACTGCGAGCGCCACGTCCACCGCGGCCGCAGCCGTGCAAGAAAGCCTGTGGAAGCCGCGGCGGCCACATCAGCCGTCCCGATCCGCGCGATGCACGCCGCCGACGCGCAGGGCGCCACCAGTGCGCACGCGGCGCCACCGCAGCGCCTCGGCTTCTCCTCCCCCGCCGGCGTCTACCTGGCGCACGGCACCGCCCGTGCCACCTGA